GCCCGACGCCCCTTCCCGGCGGGACCTTGTCCTGACGCCCAGTTCGCGGCCGGCCTCGAGCTCGTCCTTCAGCGCGCTCAGCCGTCGTTTGAAGTCGACGGCGAACCCGCGGCGCAGCCGGTCGGCCGCGCGCCGTCCCCGCCCGGCGTCGTCGGCGGTGGCCGGGTCGAGCCTGAGGTAGAGGTGGACGACGGTGCCGTCCCGGTGCGGTTCGAG
The window above is part of the Streptosporangiales bacterium genome. Proteins encoded here:
- a CDS encoding polyketide cyclase / dehydrase and lipid transport is translated as MLVDLVDETYVVAPPHRLAPVFADPRTWAAWWPDLTLEVAEDRGLKGMRWRVTGSLAGTSEVWLEPHRDGTVVHLYLRLDPATADDAGRGRRAADRLRRGFAVDFKRRLSALKDELEAGRELGVRTRSRREGASGGERG